CCCGGACCTGCCCGCGTACCTCGACCACCTGCGGCCCCGGCTCGGTGACGTGTCGCTGGTCGTGTGCCTCGACTCGGGCGGCAACGACTACGAGCGGATGTGGCTGACCACGTCGCTGCGCGGGTTGGTGCAGGTCACGATGACGGTCCGGGTGGTGGAAGGCGGGCTGCACTCGGGGATGGCGAGCGGCATCGTGCCGTCGTCGTTCCGGATCGCGCGGCAGTTGCTGGACCGGCTGGAGGACTCGGCGACCGGTGAGGTGCTGGTGCCGGAGACGCACGTCGAGATCCCGGAGGACCGGGTGCTCGAGGTGCGTGACGCGGTGGCGAGCACGCCCGGCGTGCTGGTCGGCAGCGTGCCGTGGGCCGGTGGGACGCAGGCCATGGCGTCCGACGAGGTCGAACTCGCGCTGAACGCCGGGTGGCGGCCGACGTTGTCGGTGACCGGGGCGGACGGGCTGCCGGCTCCGGACGACGCGGGGAACGTGCTGCGGCCGTTCACCACGCTGGTGCTGAGCTTCCGGCTGCCGCCGACGGCCGACTCGTCGGCGGCGATCGAGTCGATCCGGCGGGCGTTGACGACGGACGTGCCGTACGGCGCTTCGGTGGAGTTGTCGCGGATCGAGGCGGCGGACGGGTGGAACGCGCCGACGCTCGCGCCGTGGCTGCGCGAGACGTTGGACAGGGTCGGCAAGGAGGTGTTCGACGCGCCGTGGCGGACGGTGGCGCTCGGCGGCTCGATCCCGTTCATGGGGTTGCTGCCCGAGGCGTACCCGGAGGCGCAGTTCCTGGTCACCGGCGCGGTCGGGCCGGACTCCAACTGCCACGTGCCGGACGAGTGGCTGCACCTAGCGCAGGCGGCGCGGATCACCGAGGCGGTCGCCGTGGTGTTGGACGCGCACGCCCGGCGCTGACGGGTCAGCCGATCAGCCGGTCGATTTCGGCGGTGAGGTCGGTGCGGAGGTCGTCGTGCTGGGGGCCGAGGGCGGTGGCCGGGTCGGTCCAGCGTTCCGCCGGGTAGAGGTAGACGGGGTGGCGCACGATCGGCTCCGGCTCCCAGTGGTAGCGGGCGCGGACGTGGGCGTGCAGCCACGGGTCGGTGTTGCCCAGGATCTCCAGGTTGACCCGGCGGAACTCGG
This is a stretch of genomic DNA from Saccharothrix ecbatanensis. It encodes these proteins:
- a CDS encoding M20/M25/M40 family metallo-hydrolase is translated as MDRSALTRTVRGLWEDDILPSLSALVAIPAISPSFDPAWASHGHLAAAVEHVRGWLADRDLPGATVEVVQLPDLTPVLLVDVPGTAPTSDTVLMYGHLDKQPPVGGWGEGLGPWTPVLRDGRLYGRGSADDGYAGYAAIAAIEGVRQAGGTHSRCVILLETGEESGSPDLPAYLDHLRPRLGDVSLVVCLDSGGNDYERMWLTTSLRGLVQVTMTVRVVEGGLHSGMASGIVPSSFRIARQLLDRLEDSATGEVLVPETHVEIPEDRVLEVRDAVASTPGVLVGSVPWAGGTQAMASDEVELALNAGWRPTLSVTGADGLPAPDDAGNVLRPFTTLVLSFRLPPTADSSAAIESIRRALTTDVPYGASVELSRIEAADGWNAPTLAPWLRETLDRVGKEVFDAPWRTVALGGSIPFMGLLPEAYPEAQFLVTGAVGPDSNCHVPDEWLHLAQAARITEAVAVVLDAHARR